From a region of the Impatiens glandulifera chromosome 4, dImpGla2.1, whole genome shotgun sequence genome:
- the LOC124936920 gene encoding sm-like protein LSM8, with the protein MATETGLESLVDQQISVITNDGRNIVGVLKGFDQATNLILDESHERVYSTKEGVQQIVLGLYIIRGDNISIIGELDEELDSQLDFSNLRAHPLKPVIH; encoded by the exons ATGGCAACTGAAACAGGGCTTGAGTCTCTTGTTGATC AACAAATTTCAGTAATCACAAATGATGGAAGGAACATTGTG GGAGTTCTGAAAGGTTTTGATCAAGCTACAAACTTAATTCTCGATGAATCCCATGAGCGCGTTTATTCCACCAAG GAAGGAGTACAGCAAATTGTTCTAGGTCTTTACATCATTAGGGGAGACAATAT AAGCATTATTGGCGAGTTAGATGAAGAACTAGATTCACAGCTCGACTTCTCAAATCTCAGAGCTCATCCTCTAAAACCTGTTATTCATTGA